CCTTTTTGAGGCCTTATTATAATGAAGGTGTTATAAACATATGTTTCAGCACAGATCTATGAAAAAAGCATGTATCATCAGAATCCAGGCAGCGTATTGGTCCCCATGTAGTTCGAGTTAGAGTGGGAATCTATTTGATTCAGCCCTTGGTACGATCTGCTACAcctttctgcctttcttcctgTCATGATTTATATGCTGGCGGCTAAAGAACACCGTAGGACGGGTTCATCTTCAAataagaaaatagaaaaattgAGCAAACTGAGCTCAGGGCTTCTGAAATCAGCCGAACATCTTGTTATGTGGAAGAATTTGAGATAGAAAGATAATATGACATAAATTTAACAATGCTTTCCAGGTGTCTGAGGTTCCCAGTCCAGCTTCTCCACTTTAAACAACTGATTACATCTTGGCCATTTCATGAGCAGAAGGAGATACAGctggaaaagcagagagagagagagagaatagggcGTGTACACTCACCTTGTAAAGACACATTAACCCCCAGTAACACAATGAGAGCGTGACTCCAGAGTGACCTGTGCTTCATTGTAGCCTAAACACCCTCCAGACCCGACGAGCAGCGAGTTCCTCGGCCTTTAGACCGTACCTGGTGGCGAGCTCTTTGCCGTAGCCTCTCTTGATGTCGCTAAGCCTCTGCTGCTGCACTGGAACAATTGGCTGTAAATAGCATCACCACACTCCCCAGGTGTCCTGCCGTCATCGTCACATGACCTCCCCCCACCCACCTGCCTGGGAGCCTGTCTGGATGTGCTTATGTAAACCGGCGGTCTGGAGGCATTGCTCTGAATTGCTCAATTGTTGAGTTTTTTATGACTCACTGGAGGAGAGGCCTGAAGGAGGTCCCCGGTGTTGATGAGGCTTCATTACAGAACATCTGAAAAACACCTGAATACTACCTGTACAGTACCTGCGTGAAACCTGGTGGAGGTAGAGTATGGAAGGAAATATCAGAGCGAGGGGCAGAGGAGCCCAGAGAAGCTCCAACCCCCCCTCTAGGATTCTATCTGCTGGGAGTTCTCGCTCACATCCTTTATCTACACCAGATTGTTATCTTATAGAGAAGCACTGGTCTAACCAGCCAATCCAAAGAGCCTATATGTTAACACCCCCCTCTACTCAAGCACCGCCCCACCCCCCACCATGCGCTATGCTGTAACCTGGTGGTTAAACTGAGGCAGAACGCAGAAGTCTATtaatgcattattcagtaaaAATGACGAATGTGGTGTTCCTCTCTGCCTGGGTCTTTGGTGTAAAGTAGAGTAAAGTAAAGCAGCTCCTGGAGCGCCACCAATCAACCCAAACCCAGAAGAGCGAGCTCAGAACTGAACCTGTGGGACTAAAACACAGCTAAGGAAAAGCTAAAGTGTCGCTCCAAAAGCTCGAATCGCTCTCAGACCAATTTCATCCACAAGGGGGCGTCCTCCTAATTCTGCGGTATGGTGTTTTTTAACCTGTACCTATTAAACGAAGCTGCACACCACAGCACTGACCCTGCTATCAGGACTAAAACAGGTGCAAACAGATGTttcccattattattattattctatttcaATGGGTCCTGTTGGTGAGACCCTGTATCGACACTCCCTGCTCTGGCTCCCTTGTCGGGGAAGTCTCTGAGGTCAGAGCCGTGTCTTGACCCTTTGTCTCATCGTGTAGTTAATGAGTACAGGCACGCTAGTGTTGCACCTGCCTACCTGTGCTTTGACTCCGGCCTGGTCTGTGGACTCCTCTCCTCtgacattatattaatgtttattttgtcCTCACAAAAATAATCCATAACTGATCCATAACTGATCTCGCTTCAGTCCGACTTTGTAATGGTGGCAAAATTAGTCTGATTAGCCTGTTTACCACAGGGTCTGATAGCAGCCATTTTAGCCATTTCGAAGTCCCACAGCTGTAGAGGTCAACTGTCTGACCTTTTTTTATGACAAGTGGAAACAGTCGGCAGTTCTCGGAAATCAATACAATTTAATAAGCAGAAGTGATTTACAGAACTCtgaaattatacattatatatatatatatatatatatatatatatatatatatatatatatatatatagcatatttCCCACAGCACTTTAGATACGTTGCATaatcacacacatttaacaTCCACAGTTTATgaccaaaagtatgtggacactccACGGTCAAGGTCAGATGTTGCAGCCACACCTACGCCTTACatgtgtgaataaaaaaaaaaaaaagaaatcgaGCCAACAGCCCTGCAAACTTCATAGACAAACATCGGTGGTTTATGGATGCCACAGTCATTGAGCCCTCCCAGACGAGTGAAGTGGTGTTAGAGCTGCAAGAGGATCCATGGTTTTGGAACAGCATGTCCAGAAAGCTCATGTCCCGTAGGCGGGATGGTCAATatggtgtccacatacttttggccgtTTAGTATAACACAAGCTTTTGGCAGTGCTCGCTGCTcgctattggtttgtaagcgatccaTCTCAGCTGCACACGTCATGTCACACTCCAGCAAGCACACAGCAGACAGACTTTTACTCCCTCCACAGCAGCACTTTCTTTAAGCCTCCCATGTTCTAGATCCTGACCAGCTCGCATGCGTGAGAGTACTAAATGAATGATTGTGAGGAATCCGACAGTCAGACCACATTATGCTGAACTACTCAAATGTCACCCTAAATCAAGTAATTGGTCATTTGTTCTGGCTCTGTATCTAGAACTTAAGAGCCTGGGCCTGGGAGGCGCTACCCTGCTTCACTCTGGTGCTCTCAGGTTGTCCAGGGCTGGCCATGAACCCTGAATCTGTACACACATGTGTACTCTGGGTTCCCCCAGTTACTCAGGATCCGCAACTCCACCAGCCGGTGCTCCTGGTTCGGAGGGTCCTGCAACACAACAGCCCACATCTTAATATCTCACCATGGTCTGGGGGAATATAGCGATAATGTTTGAATATTTTTACTATGTTCTAGTTACACACATGAGCTGCAGAGCTGTAATGGGAGGTAAATCCTCTCACCTGAATCTTGAAGATCTGGATAGGTTCTCCCTCTTGGTTGTAAGAGAACCTTCCAAGCAGTTTTCCTTCCTCACTCTCGTTGGTCATTCCCTGAAGGAACAGGTGAGCATTACAGAGTGACCAGGTGATGACCTGAGTACAGCGGGTCTGGAGTTTACAGATTGTTTACGAAGTTTTTATTTGACTATGCACAGAGTGTTTTTACGGATTGTTTACAGAGTGTTTACGGATTCTTTATGGAGCGtttacagagtgtgtttgtgtcaaCTCACGTAAACAGCGAAGTCTTTGGGAGCGCTCTGGATGTGCCCTGTTGGTGAGAGGACTCTGGGCAGGTGCTCCAGGGTCACATGGGTTATTTTCACCAGGTCAGACAGGGAGATTGTCAGGAACCCTTCAGAACCACGGAAGGCCCAACACCTCCCAGGGTACAGCTCAGgctaaaagcacacacacacacacacacacacacacacacacatacaaacacacttcaTAAAGAATATAAgctatatattgtgtgtgtgtgtgtgtgtgtgtgtgtgtgtgtgttacctgtatAACAGTACGAGGGCTATTGGTGTAGTAATACAGGGGAATTCCAAAGAGACTAAAGCAGGCAGTCTGGACACTGTACGACTCCGAGCAACGGCTGTAGATCACACaggcacctacacacacacacacacagacacactctctctttctaaatCGTAATACActttttggagaaaaaaagtattgggacacctgctcagggtattaaaagagctgatcctgcttctgttggagtaactgtttctactgtccagagaagaagactttctactagattctggaggagcattgctgtgaggatttgattgcttttagcaacaagagtgttagtgaggtcagaatgttgaataGCTCCCCAActcagctccaccatcatttcagagatcacagctcctccactgctggggggctttatacccttctagcccacgcctggcactaggcagcatggtgccaataggttcatgtgtattatctgctgcagagagtcctattctattggcaatacttctctacagggactagacaagctgtgtgtgtgtcaataaaaggggtgtccacaaacatttgactcAAAGTGGTGCAGGAGGATTCCTTTAGCCTGCACtgaatcacccccccccccaaatatcCATCTGCTGACCACACTTTACCTGAAGACTCCAGTGCATAGTCCGGCATGCCAATCCCATCAGCCCTGAACACACTCAGAGCCTTGTGGACGATCTGCTCCACGTCCTGCAACAGAAAGCAGCAGAACCCCCCGTTACACCCTCGGCACGTACACCACACAGCTGAGGAGAGGCCCGTAAACACGACTCCGAGAGGGCCTGGgaacaacacacactcataaacatTGCATACGAGCAAGCGCGTCatttactgcacacacacacacacacacacactccctgtacatataaacacactgcagtgtttttattaaGAGCTTTTTGGGTCAGGGTTGACAGGTCCATGAAAAATCCCTAGGCCCAACTTTTCTTTTTCTAACACTACAGGATTAGTGTTatcactaatatgactctatgggttctgcagcattacacagcagttctggagagaggttctcctcctgcagttcCACCACCAAAGcaccatagtgcagtagcagcagcagcccggagtgggaatgacgaagacgcccttctccctgttacagCCAGTGGAGCAACAGCATcagatcctgaagctgcttgaTTAAGATGGAGCACTTGTGGCGTGTGTTGGCCAGACGTCCACATACTTCTGGCTGCAAAGTGTATCCATCAGTACAGCTGAGAGAATGATTTATGACCGTTTGATAAGTCATAAGCTCAGTatgtcagaacacacacacacacacacacacctgtacagtGAGTACTCCAGCTCCTTCatccttctctctgtgtgtgtccagtCTCTCCAGGATCCTCTTTTCCAGGGTCTCTAGCTCCATCTGCAGCTCAGGCTGCATCACCACACCCTTCCCAGAGCTTGCTGACCCCGGCAGGTGCCGgcgcagccaatcagagagctCCGTCTTCAGCTACAGCAGAAAAGAGGCCGGTGTTATAATTACTCCAAGGCCCTACGTGTATGATGGGTGCAGGTCCTACCCTGGCACTGGGAGTGTTCTGGGCGTCCAGTCTGCCACTGAGGTGTTTGGAGGATGAGCGGAGGTCCGACACGTCTGATCTCAGGTCAGAAATCTGATGCTGGATTCCACGCAGGTCTTTATCCACGTCGCCATGCTGCGAGTGAACACTAGAGGGCGACAGAGACAGTGCTAATTACACTAGACTATAACTAAAAGTCccggggtggatttttactttccgGACCACTGAAGACCCACTTACGCCCTCGCCCTCACTCGCAGCTCCGCCAGATCCGCTTTCAGCAtctacaaacaaacacactttaGCAGGTTAGAGgattcagccataacattagaaccactggtGATCTGGGTCCAGCGGCTCCTggctgtcgaggggtggatctacatattaggcagcgagtgaacagtcaggtcttgaaggtgatgaaggtgatgaagcaggaaagatggacaagtgtaagaacCCGacaccagactgtgatgttctagttgatgactgggtcagaacatctccagaacatcagccgGCAGGTCAAGGAAGAGACAGCGTTCTCACCTCGTGCGTGAACTTCTGCTTCTGGCCTTCTTGTTTAAGCAGCCTGATCTCCATCTGAGGAGAGGAATGAAGAAAGATGGAGGAAACGCATTGAGACACTTCagtacagtctctctctcccagcctccaccctctctctcaccagcACGTCCTCCATGCCCTGAGTCCACCTGGCCTGATGTCTGTAAAGATCAGCGTGCATCTCTGCCTTCAAATCCAGCAGAGTAGCAAAGGCTGTCCTGTCCTGTAGGGGGCGCCAAAGCAGCAGCTGAATTaataaaagtatgtggacacctgctcattaaccACTTCCTCTGAAATCAGGTGCCTTttctgtccagagaaaaaggctttctactagatttcggagaaggagcattgctgtgaggatttaatggcattcagcgacaaaactGCTAGGGAggtcaccaccccaactcatcccaccaaaagtactggatggagcacctccaccaccatcattccagagaacacagctcttccactgctccacagctcaatgctggggggctttacactcctctagcccacacctggcgttAGGTGCTGCTTACGGATCACGGTTGGTGATACTCACATCCAGGTGGGGTTGAACAAAGGCCTGTGTGTCGGTGACCAGAACCGGAGCAGTAACAGACGGGTAGCAGTGGAGTAGACCTGCAcacagcagaaacacacacctgtaatctttccacagatgaaaccaaaactaCAGACTGTGATGCGGCACAGAGAACCGGGACTGTCTCCGTAGACTCACCCAAAACCAGcagcaggaagaggaggaagaggaggaggattgCCTTCCTCACacccacagagcagctacagacCAAACAGAAGGAGAGCGAGGTCATACAACACCTACACGTTTCattgagcgcacacacacacacacacacgcacaggaCAGGTCCCAATgaagtcataaacacacagtgcCCTCATTTACTGCACACACTGGTTTAGTTACCTGCTCAGCAGAGAAACATTGACCCAAGACAGACCAGCGGTCAGACTGTACCACGCTGGCCCCAGCCACCAATACAACACCAGAAGAGCACCtcctaaacaaacacacacagacacacacacacacacatatatatatatacattacacacataaatacacccTACACCCCATAGCAacatatacacacgtggacaaaattgttggtacccctcggttaatgaaagaaatccctcaatggtcacagaaataacttaatgattaataaatattctatgaaaattaacaaatgaaaatccaacactgattttgaaccattgcttcaacagaattatttaaaaataaactcattaaacaggcctggacagaaatgatggtacccctgaagaTAATGTGTCCAAacggacatgttaaatcaaggtgtgtccactaattagcatcacaggtgtctacaatcttgtaatcagtcagtgggtctATATATAgagctac
This sequence is a window from Salminus brasiliensis chromosome 18, fSalBra1.hap2, whole genome shotgun sequence. Protein-coding genes within it:
- the LOC140539395 gene encoding SUN domain-containing protein 2-like, coding for MSRRSPRLTLRGYYSPSDGSDSTDSTSPTRSPAKISYRESPVRIFKRKSRTRRVADVMGVTSDLHSLSQKVSVAMSPPSSIVAPLTPSTFNLLRELKLSSGYSSEEGYHNRTRPNSSSRGALLVLYWWLGPAWYSLTAGLSWVNVSLLSSCSVGVRKAILLLFLLFLLLVLGLLHCYPSVTAPVLVTDTQAFVQPHLDDRTAFATLLDLKAEMHADLYRHQARWTQGMEDVLMEIRLLKQEGQKQKFTHEMLKADLAELRVRARAVHSQHGDVDKDLRGIQHQISDLRSDVSDLRSSSKHLSGRLDAQNTPSARLKTELSDWLRRHLPGSASSGKGVVMQPELQMELETLEKRILERLDTHREKDEGAGVLTVQDVEQIVHKALSVFRADGIGMPDYALESSGACVIYSRCSESYSVQTACFSLFGIPLYYYTNSPRTVIQPELYPGRCWAFRGSEGFLTISLSDLVKITHVTLEHLPRVLSPTGHIQSAPKDFAVYGMTNESEEGKLLGRFSYNQEGEPIQIFKIQDPPNQEHRLVELRILSNWGNPEYTCVYRFRVHGQPWTT